A window from Frischella perrara encodes these proteins:
- the gpt gene encoding xanthine phosphoribosyltransferase, which translates to MSLNPVSTEQALLEEEIKAKKQIKADEIAEKKKYTVTWEMVQMFGRELSMKLLPASQWKGIIAVSRGGLVPAAILARELSIRYVDTVCISSYDHNQQREKLVLKRAEGDGEGFIVVDDLVDTGSTAHSIREMYPKAKFVTIFAKPEGRPLVDDYVVDIPQDTWIEQPWDMGVTFVKPICDQN; encoded by the coding sequence ATGTCATTAAATCCAGTATCAACTGAACAAGCGCTTTTAGAAGAAGAAATTAAAGCAAAAAAACAAATCAAAGCTGATGAAATTGCCGAAAAGAAAAAGTATACCGTTACTTGGGAAATGGTACAAATGTTTGGACGGGAACTTTCAATGAAGTTATTACCAGCCTCTCAATGGAAAGGTATTATTGCGGTTAGTCGTGGTGGTTTGGTTCCAGCAGCAATTCTTGCTAGAGAATTAAGTATCCGTTATGTTGATACTGTTTGTATATCAAGCTACGATCATAATCAACAGCGTGAAAAACTTGTGCTAAAACGTGCAGAAGGCGATGGCGAAGGCTTTATTGTTGTTGATGATCTGGTTGATACCGGTAGCACAGCTCACTCAATTCGCGAAATGTATCCTAAAGCGAAATTTGTAACAATTTTTGCTAAGCCGGAAGGACGTCCATTAGTTGATGATTATGTTGTTGATATCCCACAAGATACATGGATCGAACAACCATGGGATATGGGCGTTACATTTGTTAAGCCTATATGTGACCAAAATTAA
- a CDS encoding alpha/beta fold hydrolase — protein MTEKNLSEQLFKPKFDYPETSTLVTPSANTRHLTNSLLDSEGQSYWYRAINRLSWQWRGLPFMETEDVLSRIAISDKKRSNPNWLDTVIGYQSGNWIYEFWSQATKWQKQADNAEQADVVEADSQQHHSTCFQSWLMASSFMALAGFPYFRNDDLANQAVLLAYRYYRQAMEHSPHIIKELDFHIEDKCVKTILHTPLKRNDEIRAFPTVILCTGLSNLQIDFYRLFEEHLAPLGIGLLTVDMPSIGNSKSFNLTQNTSIIHQAIIEQIKTIPLIDYQNIILFGYRFGANIATRLAYLMPSKIKGIINIGPIIHQLFTDPQMQVNLPTIYRDMLVNRLGMKSFSEQQLRAELKFFSLKEQRLLIKPCNVPILNIYYEGDPLNNLTETKLITSTKPISLFKIKSSRLKQDIKLSSNNLTNWLKNLVS, from the coding sequence ATGACAGAAAAGAATTTATCTGAACAATTGTTTAAACCAAAATTTGATTATCCAGAGACATCAACTTTGGTGACGCCCTCCGCTAATACGCGACATTTAACTAATTCACTTTTAGATAGTGAAGGGCAGAGTTATTGGTACAGAGCTATCAATCGTTTGTCATGGCAATGGCGCGGATTGCCATTTATGGAAACGGAAGATGTGTTATCACGAATCGCTATTTCTGATAAAAAACGATCTAATCCTAATTGGTTAGATACAGTTATCGGTTATCAGTCCGGTAATTGGATTTATGAATTCTGGTCGCAAGCAACTAAATGGCAAAAGCAAGCAGATAATGCAGAACAAGCAGATGTTGTTGAAGCTGATTCACAGCAACATCATTCAACGTGTTTTCAATCTTGGCTTATGGCAAGCAGTTTTATGGCTCTAGCCGGTTTTCCTTATTTTCGCAATGATGATTTAGCTAATCAGGCGGTATTATTGGCATATCGCTATTATCGTCAAGCGATGGAACATTCCCCTCACATTATCAAAGAACTAGATTTTCATATAGAAGATAAATGTGTAAAAACTATATTACATACACCGCTTAAACGTAATGATGAAATACGCGCATTTCCCACAGTAATACTATGTACAGGATTAAGTAATTTACAAATTGATTTCTATCGCTTATTTGAAGAACATTTAGCGCCTTTAGGGATAGGATTGCTTACCGTCGATATGCCTTCTATTGGCAATAGCAAATCGTTTAATTTAACACAAAATACTTCAATTATTCATCAAGCTATCATTGAACAAATTAAAACAATACCGCTAATTGATTATCAAAATATTATTTTGTTTGGCTATCGATTTGGCGCAAATATTGCGACTCGACTTGCATATTTAATGCCGTCTAAAATAAAAGGTATTATTAATATTGGACCAATTATCCATCAATTATTTACAGATCCGCAAATGCAGGTAAATCTGCCGACAATTTATCGTGATATGCTCGTCAATCGTTTAGGTATGAAGAGTTTTTCTGAACAACAACTGCGGGCCGAATTGAAGTTTTTTTCACTTAAAGAACAGCGATTATTAATTAAACCATGTAATGTCCCGATCCTTAATATTTATTATGAAGGGGATCCCCTAAATAATCTAACTGAAACGAAATTAATTACATCAACAAAGCCGATTAGTTTGTTTAAAATAAAATCATCTCGTTTAAAGCAGGATATAAAGTTAAGTTCAAACAATCTTACAAATTGGCTAAAGAATTTAGTTTCTTAA
- the proB gene encoding glutamate 5-kinase — protein MKPQIIVIKLGTSVLTGGSKKLDGARIVELVRQCHQLHQQGHKVIIVTSGAIAAGREALNYPKLPETIATKQLLASVGQGKLIQLWEQLFSIYNISIGQMLLTRADLEDRERFLNAQDVLKAMLDYQIVPVINENDAVATAEIKVGDNDNLSALAAILAQADKLILLTDQEGLFTSDPRKDPTAKLISEIKTIDSEVKAIAGGSISGLGTGGMTTKLQAAEIAGKAGIEVIIAAGSRVNVIIDIANNINVGTLIKPKESRLEHRKYWLFGAPPAGQIILDKGAIDAILLKGGSVLPKGIIKINNNFSRGAVVDICHQDGYSIARGVTRYNSDALKRIAGHHSQEIIKLIGYEYGAVAVHRDDMITI, from the coding sequence ATGAAACCACAAATAATCGTTATAAAACTAGGCACCAGCGTATTAACGGGCGGTTCAAAAAAATTGGATGGCGCTAGGATTGTCGAACTTGTAAGACAATGTCATCAATTACATCAGCAAGGTCATAAAGTTATCATCGTCACTTCTGGGGCAATAGCCGCTGGTCGAGAAGCATTAAATTATCCGAAACTACCTGAAACAATCGCTACGAAACAACTGTTGGCCTCAGTCGGACAGGGTAAACTTATCCAACTTTGGGAGCAATTATTCTCTATTTATAATATTTCTATTGGACAAATGCTATTGACTCGCGCAGATCTAGAAGATCGCGAACGCTTTTTAAATGCACAAGACGTATTAAAAGCAATGCTTGATTATCAAATTGTACCCGTTATAAATGAAAATGATGCTGTTGCAACAGCTGAAATTAAAGTAGGGGATAATGATAACTTATCAGCATTGGCTGCAATTTTAGCTCAGGCCGATAAACTAATCTTATTAACGGATCAAGAGGGGTTATTTACATCTGATCCTAGAAAAGATCCTACAGCTAAATTAATAAGTGAAATTAAAACTATAGATAGCGAAGTAAAAGCTATTGCTGGAGGTAGTATTTCAGGATTGGGGACAGGCGGTATGACAACTAAACTCCAAGCGGCTGAAATCGCAGGTAAAGCCGGTATTGAAGTTATAATCGCTGCGGGTAGTCGCGTTAATGTGATCATTGATATAGCCAACAATATTAATGTTGGAACGCTAATTAAACCTAAAGAGTCGCGCTTAGAACATCGTAAGTATTGGCTATTTGGCGCTCCGCCTGCGGGGCAAATAATATTAGATAAAGGTGCTATTGATGCTATTTTATTGAAAGGTGGATCTGTGCTACCCAAAGGTATTATAAAAATAAACAATAATTTTTCACGAGGGGCAGTAGTAGATATTTGTCATCAAGATGGTTACAGTATAGCAAGAGGTGTAACACGCTATAATAGCGACGCCCTAAAACGTATTGCAGGGCATCATTCCCAAGAAATTATCAAGTTGATTGGTTATGAATATGGTGCTGTTGCTGTTCATCGAGATGATATGATTACTATATAA